The Acidobacteriota bacterium genome includes the window GTGGCCTTGAGCTTGTCGGCAGTGATGCTGTCCCCTTTGGAAGCCGAGGCAACCATGTGTTCGATGAACGTCGGAAAGTCGTCCGGCGTCGGACTCAGCTTCTTGTACTCAACTTCGAGGGGCGAGCCGACGAAAAGTTCCGCCGAGAGTTTCGATAACGCCTCTTGCCCTTCCTTCACCACGCCGTCGCGCGAGATGTAGGACGAAATGACGACAACCTTTCGCACCCTGTCCGGATGGCGGATCGCGCACTGCATCGCCACGCCGCCACCCATACTGTAGCCGATGAGGTCCGCCTTGACGATCTTGAGGTAATCGAGCAGGGCCGCCACGTCGTCGGCGAGGTTCGCCGGGCTAATGTCGCGGTCGATGTCCGCAGTGCGGCCGTGGCCCTGCATTTCGAAGGCGATCACTTTTCGCGTCTTGGCGAGTTCGTCGATCCAGCCGGTCCAGTTGTTGGTAATGGTCATGAACGAACCGTGGAGCAGCACGACCGGCTCGCCGCTCCCGTGGACTTCGTAGTACATCTTGAGCCCATTGACCGGCGCGTAGCCCGTCGCTGGTTTTTCCTGTGCCGATGCGATACCCGGCACGAGTAGCATCAGGAGTAAAGCTGTTGTCTTCATGGTTGGCGTAACCTCCCTTGCGGCCGAACGCCCCCGTTCAGGGGACCAGGGCCGTACTTGCGAAGGCCACCCTAGCAAACCTTCTTCGAAGCGAAACTTGCCGCAACGAGACCGGGTCCGGTGCACTGCGTTGTTAGGGGGCGCTTCACTCTTGCGTTTCAAAGCAGCCCCACTTGTTGCGATAGGGTTCGGCGTCACGCTTCTGGAACGATGGCCACCTCGAATTTGACACGGGTTGTTTGTTGGTTATCTGGGACAGGGTCTTTGAAGGTACCACGTAGTAATCTGCGGACCCATCCTTGCGGAGATTCACAAACACGTAGATGTGGCTCGTAGAGGCTACGGCCTTCGCTTTGTTGCCCAAGAGCCAGAATGATGCAGGTCTACCGTTGGTCTTTACTTGGACCGAAAATGCTCGTTTGCACTCTTGGTCAGTTACAAGTAGATCGGCACCCATGGCGTTCCGAGAAGTGGTCGAAACAATATAGCCTTGTGCCACGAGCTCGGCTGCGACCAGGAACACGCCACGCATACCGGTTTGCTGACCTTTCGAAGCCATGCGGGGCACCCCCTTAGCTGGTAAGCCAGCTAATGCCGCGTGCACCGGCCCGGGCAACCAGGTTCAAGTTTGGCAAATGGGTCAACGGACTTCCCCCAACGGGCATTGCGTGAAGCAACCTCAGGGACCGGTCTGCTGCAACGCCTTGTTAAGGTGGGCATGCGTCATAGCCATGGACCTCGCAAAAGGCATAGTCGTTCAGGCACCAGCCTTCGGCGCCGTTTGCGCCTTTTACTCTGACCCACCACGATGATTCCGGATGTTTTTCAACGATGGCCCAACAATCGGGAGGGTCCTCCATCCATCGATAACATTCGATTCCGTTGATGCATTGCGCGTTGCACAGCGTAAGTGTATCAATCTCGCTCATCTGGCCCTGGTACCAGATCTTCACTACGCCTTCACCCTCGTAAGTGTAAATT containing:
- a CDS encoding alpha/beta hydrolase; this encodes MKTTALLLMLLVPGIASAQEKPATGYAPVNGLKMYYEVHGSGEPVVLLHGSFMTITNNWTGWIDELAKTRKVIAFEMQGHGRTADIDRDISPANLADDVAALLDYLKIVKADLIGYSMGGGVAMQCAIRHPDRVRKVVVISSYISRDGVVKEGQEALSKLSAELFVGSPLEVEYKKLSPTPDDFPTFIEHMVASASKGDSITADKLKATTAPMFFIHGDADGIRLEHVAEMFRLKGGGTHGDLGPRSASRLAIVPDATHVTLMQRKGVIVPMVNDFLDAKP